One segment of Shewanella piezotolerans WP3 DNA contains the following:
- a CDS encoding DUF2069 domain-containing protein — protein sequence MESSTLFKLCRIGYLLLVVMLSYWFIQQGVSGEYSMLFSLLWLIPLLLPLKGILTGKPYTYAWASFILCLYMLHALTLVYVTETNLAFAVIESLLIGVLLIGFPFYARTRGRELGLGLKKKKK from the coding sequence ATGGAGTCATCCACCCTTTTTAAACTATGCCGTATTGGGTATCTGCTTTTGGTCGTTATGCTGAGCTACTGGTTTATTCAGCAAGGTGTATCTGGTGAATACTCGATGCTTTTTAGCCTGTTATGGTTAATCCCACTGTTGCTGCCTTTAAAAGGGATATTAACAGGAAAACCTTATACTTATGCTTGGGCAAGTTTTATTTTATGTTTATACATGCTGCACGCGCTTACATTGGTATATGTTACAGAGACTAACTTAGCTTTCGCTGTTATCGAATCCTTGCTAATAGGCGTGTTATTGATTGGTTTTCCATTTTACGCTCGCACCCGAGGCCGCGAATTAGGGCTTGGACTAAAGAAAAAGAAAAAGTAA
- a CDS encoding M48 family metalloprotease encodes MSKLTFSKSIIAGTLAFTLAASPVTYANNDLPDLGTAAVNTFSLEKETEYGDAYMRVIRSSAPMLNDPVLNQYLTELGNKLVAHATGVKTPFYFFLLRNDEINAFAFFGGHVGVHTGLFLNADTESELASVLGHEITHVTQRHLARSLEAQQKSSTATIAGMLGAILLTIASPQAGMAALATTQALSTQAKINYTRMHEKEADRIGMQILVDAGFDPNGAANFFGKLASRYRFTTKPPQMLLTHPLPESRISEARIRAQQYPLRHVPDNLNFQLAKARIQVRFSGYSEAAVLSMFEKQLKHHRYTFRSAAEYGKALAYFRMDKFEESEEIIDELLAKEPNNLFFIDTKTDLLTQKGDYKSAIALLLNQQKIKPTSSVVNTNLANVYIENDQTEKAIPLLEDLIFLNKQDQLAYFLLTEAYRKNGNKAMEHFVKAESLALSADYKTAIDQLNFAYKQSKENPLQLARIEARIRQFRQADRAMESLQ; translated from the coding sequence TTGAGCAAATTAACTTTTTCGAAATCTATTATTGCAGGAACATTGGCCTTCACCTTAGCAGCCTCACCTGTTACCTACGCCAATAACGACCTTCCTGATTTAGGTACAGCGGCAGTCAATACATTCAGTTTAGAAAAAGAGACCGAGTATGGTGACGCGTATATGCGCGTTATTAGGTCATCGGCGCCGATGCTCAATGATCCAGTGTTGAATCAGTATTTAACCGAGCTAGGTAATAAACTCGTTGCCCATGCAACGGGTGTTAAAACGCCTTTCTACTTTTTCTTACTTCGAAACGATGAGATCAACGCATTTGCATTTTTTGGCGGTCACGTCGGCGTACATACTGGTTTATTTTTAAATGCTGATACTGAAAGTGAACTCGCTTCTGTACTTGGACACGAAATTACTCACGTTACTCAACGTCACTTAGCGCGATCTTTAGAAGCACAGCAGAAAAGCTCAACTGCTACAATTGCCGGCATGCTTGGCGCTATTCTACTTACAATAGCATCACCACAAGCGGGTATGGCAGCACTCGCAACTACGCAAGCATTGTCTACTCAGGCTAAAATCAACTACACCCGAATGCATGAAAAAGAAGCAGACCGAATCGGCATGCAAATATTGGTTGATGCAGGCTTTGATCCCAATGGCGCAGCAAATTTCTTTGGTAAACTCGCTTCGCGCTACAGATTCACTACCAAGCCACCACAAATGTTGTTGACTCACCCATTACCAGAGTCGCGAATTTCTGAAGCAAGAATTAGAGCACAACAATATCCATTACGTCATGTACCAGACAATTTGAACTTCCAATTGGCAAAAGCGCGGATCCAAGTTAGGTTCTCAGGCTACAGCGAGGCCGCGGTATTATCGATGTTTGAGAAACAGTTGAAGCATCATCGATATACGTTTAGAAGCGCAGCTGAGTACGGCAAAGCCCTTGCCTATTTTAGAATGGATAAATTTGAAGAATCAGAAGAAATCATTGATGAATTACTGGCTAAAGAACCCAATAATTTGTTCTTTATAGATACCAAAACCGATCTATTAACCCAAAAAGGTGATTACAAATCTGCTATTGCTCTGTTATTGAACCAGCAGAAAATAAAACCGACCTCAAGCGTTGTTAACACCAACTTGGCCAACGTTTATATTGAGAATGATCAAACCGAAAAAGCGATACCACTACTTGAAGATCTTATTTTCCTCAACAAACAAGATCAACTTGCTTATTTTCTGCTGACAGAAGCCTATAGAAAGAATGGCAACAAAGCGATGGAACACTTTGTGAAAGCTGAATCTTTAGCACTTTCGGCTGATTATAAGACCGCCATTGATCAGCTGAATTTTGCTTATAAACAGTCCAAAGAGAACCCACTGCAATTAGCACGGATAGAAGCAAGGATCAGACAATTTAGGCAAGCAGATAGGGCAATGGAATCACTGCAGTAA
- a CDS encoding sulfurtransferase TusA family protein, whose product MIIIDLTAFRCPLPLVKVKLALKQIDTGEKLRVLLSDPGSRQDVPRFLKKVGYHHQIIQSKESVLALEITK is encoded by the coding sequence ATGATTATTATTGATTTAACAGCCTTTCGCTGTCCATTGCCACTCGTAAAAGTTAAATTAGCTTTAAAGCAGATCGACACCGGCGAAAAGCTAAGGGTTTTGTTATCAGACCCCGGTTCTAGGCAAGATGTTCCCCGTTTTTTAAAAAAAGTCGGTTATCATCACCAAATAATACAATCGAAAGAGTCTGTTTTAGCACTTGAGATCACTAAGTAA
- a CDS encoding AI-2E family transporter yields the protein MLTILSRWYKERFSDPQAVTLVLILAGLALAIYFAGGLLAPLLVALVLAFLLEWPVAQMARIGINRTTAASLVLILFIGLMLLISFGLIPSLWKQGVSLIGDLPSMIDKGLFTAQQFINQYPQFVNPTQLDTMVAELKKMLDTQHLLDIGKQLLGYSASLLVLMVYAILVPLLVFFFLKDKDELLRASKRFFPSNRDLARKVWNEMHQQIFNYIRGKIIEIVIIGVVSYAFFAVMDLRYAALLGVLTGLSVLIPYVGATLVTLPIALVAFFQWGISSEFGYLMIGYGIIQALDGNLLVPILFSDAVDLHPVFIIAAVLVFGGLWGVWGVFFAIPLASLVKAVINAWPVHGAAVEETAKAEPLAK from the coding sequence ATGTTAACAATCTTAAGTCGTTGGTACAAAGAACGTTTTAGTGATCCCCAAGCTGTAACTTTAGTGCTTATTCTTGCTGGTTTAGCACTCGCTATCTATTTCGCAGGAGGTTTACTAGCACCGTTATTAGTCGCGCTAGTGCTCGCTTTTTTATTGGAGTGGCCAGTTGCCCAGATGGCGCGTATTGGGATTAACCGTACAACGGCCGCTTCGTTAGTGTTAATTCTATTCATCGGTTTGATGTTATTGATTAGTTTTGGTTTGATCCCAAGTCTTTGGAAGCAGGGTGTTAGCCTTATAGGTGATTTGCCAAGCATGATAGATAAAGGGTTATTTACAGCGCAGCAGTTTATTAATCAATATCCGCAGTTCGTTAATCCAACACAGTTAGACACCATGGTCGCAGAGCTGAAAAAAATGCTTGATACTCAGCACTTACTGGATATCGGTAAGCAATTACTCGGTTATTCAGCTTCATTGTTAGTGCTAATGGTATACGCAATTTTAGTTCCGCTTTTGGTGTTCTTCTTCTTAAAAGATAAAGATGAACTACTTCGGGCGAGCAAGCGTTTTTTCCCTTCCAATCGAGATTTAGCACGCAAAGTTTGGAACGAAATGCATCAGCAGATCTTTAACTATATTCGTGGAAAGATCATCGAAATAGTAATCATAGGTGTCGTCAGTTATGCCTTCTTTGCGGTGATGGATCTAAGGTACGCAGCGCTGCTTGGGGTATTAACGGGACTGTCAGTGTTGATCCCTTATGTTGGGGCTACGCTTGTGACACTGCCGATTGCATTAGTCGCATTTTTCCAATGGGGGATCAGTTCAGAGTTTGGTTACTTGATGATCGGCTACGGTATTATCCAAGCCTTGGACGGTAACTTACTCGTGCCTATACTCTTTTCAGATGCCGTTGATTTGCACCCAGTATTTATTATCGCCGCAGTATTGGTGTTTGGAGGACTGTGGGGCGTATGGGGCGTTTTCTTTGCCATTCCTTTAGCATCTTTAGTAAAAGCGGTAATTAACGCATGGCCAGTTCATGGTGCTGCGGTAGAAGAAACAGCCAAAGCAGAGCCTTTGGCTAAATAA
- the arsC gene encoding arsenate reductase (glutaredoxin) (This arsenate reductase requires both glutathione and glutaredoxin to convert arsenate to arsenite, after which the efflux transporter formed by ArsA and ArsB can extrude the arsenite from the cell, providing resistance.) encodes MTNVSIIHNPRCSKSRQTLALLEEQGCEITIIEYLKTPLSATEISSIQSKLGVTPREMMRVKEDEYKQQNLADINVTDAQLIQAMVNTPKLIERPIVLANDKAAIGRPPENVLTIL; translated from the coding sequence ATGACTAACGTAAGCATTATTCACAATCCTAGATGCTCAAAAAGCAGACAAACTCTTGCATTACTTGAAGAACAAGGCTGCGAGATTACTATCATTGAGTATTTGAAAACGCCACTTTCAGCCACTGAAATCAGCAGCATTCAATCAAAGCTTGGGGTGACGCCAAGAGAGATGATGCGAGTGAAAGAAGATGAATACAAGCAGCAAAATTTAGCAGATATAAATGTCACTGACGCACAGTTAATTCAAGCTATGGTTAATACACCTAAATTAATAGAGCGTCCAATTGTATTGGCAAATGATAAAGCTGCAATCGGTCGCCCACCAGAAAACGTACTAACCATTTTATAA